A stretch of Prinia subflava isolate CZ2003 ecotype Zambia chromosome 14, Cam_Psub_1.2, whole genome shotgun sequence DNA encodes these proteins:
- the GLYCTK gene encoding glycerate kinase: MSLREHALSLFRGAVGTVRPAPMLKRALKLQGDGCPQLLVKGQAFPLKRDLYLVGFGKAVLGMAAAAEEILGDHLTRGIINVPLGIQESLQRAGMQEMLLKPHSKIQVIEGAKNNLPDEEALKGAVAIQELAEGLTADDLLLVLISGGGSALLPAPIPPILLKEKEKLTKMLASRGAAIQELNIVRKTLSMLKGGGLAQLAHPARVVSLILSDVIGDPLDIIASGPTAPSSHSVQDCLQILTKYNLLHNLPKSVETVLSSCPTKPTALENYSHVSNFILGSNTLALEEARRQAEGLGYTALVLSAAVQGEVGRVATLYCQLIQLVCLGLASLGKGPLSDELRGNLLQLAAELQIPGLDLDEFLQALRGLGPDRPVCILAGGETTVQLQGTGKGGRNQELALRVGLGMHKAQATGASSPQGRCEILFLSGGTDGQDGPTEAAGAFCSPGLVVEALQEGLDVESFLRNNDSYTFFSQFQGGHHLLVTGLTGTNVMDIQAILIRAMERS, from the exons ATGTCCCTCCGTGAGCACGCGCTGTCCCTGTTCCGTGGTGCTGTGGGCACCGTCCGCCCGGCTCCCATGCTGAAGAGGGCTCTGAAGCTCCAGGGGGATGggtgccctcagctgctggtGAAAGGCCAGGCCTTTCCACTGAAGAGGGACCTGTACCTGGTGGGTTTTGgaaaagctgtgctggggatggcCGCAGCAGCAGAAGAGATCCTGGGAGACCACCTCACTCGGGGAATTATCAATGTGCCGCTAGGGATCCAGGAGAGCTTGCAGCGAGCAGGAATGCA ggagatgctgctgaaGCCACACAGCAAAATCCAGGTCATCGAAGGCGCCAAGAACAACCTCCCAGATGAGGAGGCTCTGAAGGGAGCAGTTGCCATCCAGGAGCTGGCTGAGGGTCTGACTGCTGATGACCTGCTCCTTGTGCTCATCTCAG GGGGTGGATCAGCCCTACTgcctgctcccatccctcccaTCCTCCTCAAGGAGAAGGAGAAACTCACAAAGATGTTGGCTTCCCGAGGAGCTGCCATACAGGAGCTGAACATTGTCCGGAAGACTCTGTCCATGCTGAAGGGTGGAGGGCTGGCCCAGCTGGCACATCCTGCACGG GTGGTGAGTCTCATCCTGTCTGATGTGATAGGTGACCCCCTGGACATCATAGCGAGCGggcccactgctcccagctcccacagtgTCCAAGACTGCCTTCAGATACTCACCAAGTACAACCTGCTGCACAACCTGCCCAAGTCCGTGGAAACGGTCCTCTCCAGCTGTCCCACCAAGCCCACGGCTCTGGAAAACTACTCCCATGTTTCCAACTTCATCCTTGGGTCCAACACACTGGCTTTGGAAGAGGCCAGACGCCAGGCTGAGGGCCTGGGCTACACAGCTCTGGTCCTGAGTGCAGCAGTCCAGGGGGAGGTCGGCCGTGTTGCCACTCTGTACTGCCAGCTGATCCAGCTGGTCTGCCTGGGCTTGGCCAGCCTCGGAAAAGGGCCCCTGAGTGACGAGCTGAGGGGGAAtctcctgcagctggcagcagagctaCAGATCCCAGGTTTGGACCTGGATGAGTTTCTACAGGCCCTGAGAGGATTAGGGCCTGACAGGCCAGTCTGCATCCTGGCTGGGGGAGAAACCACAGTCCAGCTCCAAGGAACTGGCAAGGGAGGGAGAAACCAGGAGCTGGCCCTGCGTGTGGGGCTGGGAATGCACAAGGCTCAGgccacaggagccagcagccccCAAGGGAGGTGTGAGATCCTCTTCCTCAGTGGGGGAACAGATGGGCAGGATGGGCCAAcggaggcagcaggagccttctgcagcccagggctggtggtTGAGGCACTTCAGGAAGGCCTGGATGTGGAGTCCTTTCTCAGGAACAATGACTCCTACACGTTCTTCAGCCAGTTCCAAGGTGGGCATCACCTGCTGGTGACAGGCTTGACAGGCACCAATGTCATGGACATCCAGGCCATTTTAATTAGAGCCATGGAGAGATCATGA
- the LOC134558084 gene encoding uncharacterized protein LOC134558084, whose amino-acid sequence MMAVGSYLERSSFHNKCLLHCWRLCAPRHHWVVWGAGTHLESLTAWLSWQDRGVLGMGKPPMTPTSITLQGAQHPCVGRGGRCGPRARGCSHQWLCRKSRWFRHLSGALWRQTRMKPRPWNLLEARRVFLKGFVLLETCMSAPVLPRETPWAAPGSCLPTSPTRQRMRQWPVTQHLLQCFTSGGGRDTAPEAAVSRASGGSAGSGSCAATQGPTAPCHPRLAAVTGWPQLISLMELVISSFWWQLPRHHPAELRRPCVDSAAAMMLLLHSLTMPLHHPGPCATTVPCGAGCFLQLVPTLCSG is encoded by the coding sequence ATGATGGCAGTGGGAAGCTacctggagaggagcagcttcCACAACAAgtgcctgctgcactgctggaggCTGTGTGCCCCCAGGCATCACTGGGTGGTTTGGGGTGCTGGCACCCACCTGGAGTCACTCACTGCCTGGCTCTCCTGGCAGGACAGAGGGGTGCTGGGCATGGGAAAGCCACCCATGACACCCACATCCATCACCCTGCAAGGGGCCCAGCACCCTTGTGTAGGGAGAGGGGGACGCTGTGGTCCTAGGGCAAGAGGATGCTCCCATCAGTGGCTCTGCAGGAAGTCCAGGTGGTTCAGGCATCTCAGTGGGGCATTGTGGAGACAGACCAGGATGAAGCCCAGACCCTGGAACCTATTGGAGGCCAGGAGGGTGTTTCTGAAGGGATTTGTACTTCTGGAGACCTGCATGTCAGCCCCAGTGCTCCCTAGGGAAACACCCTGGGCTGCCCCGGGCAGCTGCCTTCCCACCAGTCCTACCAGGCAGAGGATGCGCCAGTGGCCCGTGACTCAACACCTCCTCCAGTGCTTCACATCGGGAGGTGGGCGTGACACGgccccagaggctgcagtgagcCGTGCCAGCGGAGGCAGCGCTggctcagggagctgtgctgccacaCAGGGACCCACGGCCCCTTGCCATCCCAGGCTCGCAGCTGTGACGGGGTGGCCACAACTCATCTCCCTGATGGAGCTTGTCATCTCATCCTTCTGGTGGCAGCTCCCCAGACATCACCCTGCTGAGCTCAGAAGACCCTGTGTTGATTCAGCTGCTGCAATGATGTTGTTGCTCCATTCCCTCACGATGCCTTTGCATCACCCTGGGCCATGTGCCACGACGGTGCCGTGCGGTGCCGgctgcttcctgcagcttgTGCCCACACTGTGCTCTGGTTAG